Proteins encoded together in one Epinephelus moara isolate mb chromosome 2, YSFRI_EMoa_1.0, whole genome shotgun sequence window:
- the LOC126407055 gene encoding uncharacterized protein LOC126407055 → MWLFTSNRSANAKVIGRAKQCIQVLKDFQHLPFIVLVQDIIQVLSCVKRKILSSVIDRLQNQFKGAESHQVLQAAARLVDPREWPADSQELASYGRDHLATVSKHFANVLDHMGCDREKAQRVEWPSAKVLIKSLPQGLQRNAWQDFFLDDVRRSSFPNLLLIVELILVLPLSTASVERGFSAMKRTKTDWRSNLSVHTLTRLLFISREGPDMEHFNAMPVVRRWLKEAERRRVQ, encoded by the exons ATGTGGCTGTTTACATCAAACAGATCAGCAAATGCTAAAGTGATTGGACGAGCCAAGCAGTGCATTCAGGTGTTGAAGGACTTCCAACACCTGCCCTTCATTGTGCTGGTCCAAGACATCATCCAAGTCTTGAGTTG CGTGAAGAGAAAGATCCTGTCCAGTGTGATTGACAGACTGCAGAACCAATTCAAGGGAGCTGAGTCTCATCAGGTGCTCCAGGCTGCAGCAAGACTGGTGGATCCTCGTGAGTGGCCAGCTGACAGTCAAGAGCTAGCTAGTTATGGCAGGGACCATCTTGCCACAGTCAGCAAGCACTTTGCCAATGTGCTTGACCACATGGGATGTGACCGGGAGAAGGCACAGCGTGTGGAGTGGCCAAGTGCTAAGGTACTGATCAAGTCCCTACCACAGGGCCTACAAAGGAATGCTTGGCAGGACTTTTTCCTGGATGATGTGCGGAGAAGCAGCTTCCCCAACCTCCTCCTCATCGTGGAGCTCATCTTGGtcctgcccctgtccacagcatcGGTCGAGAGGGGATTCAGTGCCATGAAGCGAACCAAGACTGACTGGAGGAGCAACCTGAGTGTCCACACACTGACACGGCTGCTCTTCATTAGCCGAGAGGGGCCTGACATGGAGCACTTCAATGCCATGCCAGTAGTGAGGAGGTGGCTCAAAGAGGCAGAAAGAAGGCGCGTTCAGTGA
- the LOC126400442 gene encoding zinc finger protein 862-like has product MYRFVDVIFTDLWEGFAAEIKAAHFLSVLSDSSTDVSGRDLEGVFVRILSHGQPKNIFIGVEELQHATAPGHYAAMSTALDKADLSQWNEKVVGLGTDGAAVMVGRLGGVTTLLRLEVPHLINIQCLGHGLELAALDAMKDHERTRKVMDILKGLYKQYHHSPKVWRELRDVLSKGLETHQRGRDTVAPAHREGTQSHAGKLSCVAC; this is encoded by the exons ATGTACAGATTTGTGGATGTTATATTCACTGATCTATGGGAGGGctttgcagcagaaatcaaAGCAGCACATTTTTTAAGTGTACTGTCAGACTCTTCTACTGATGTGAGTGGCAGAGACCTGGAAGGGGTTTTTGTCAGGATCCTGAGCCATGGACAGCCCAAGAACATCTTCATTGGTGTTGAGGAGCTCCAGCATGCCACAGCGCCTGGGCATTATGCTGCAATGAGCACTG CCCTGGATAAGGCAGACCTATCCCAGTGGAATGAGAAGGTAGTGGGGCTGGGTACTGATGGAGCTGCGGTGATGGTGGGGAGGCTTGGAGGTGTCACCACACTCCTTCGTCTCGAAGTTCCCCACCTGATAAACATCCAGTGCCTCGGCCATGGCCTCGAGCTGGCTGCCTTGGATGCCATGAAAGACCATGAAAGAACGAGAAAG GTGATGGATATCCTGAAGGGGCTGTATAAACAGTACCATCATTCTCCGAAAgtgtggagagagctgagagatgtGCTATCAAAAGGTCTGGAAACCCACCAACGTGGGAGGGACACGGTGGCTCCCGCACATAGAGAGGGCACTCAGAGTCATGCTGGGAAACTATCCTGTGTTGCTTGCTGA